One Simkaniaceae bacterium genomic window, TATCGCTGACGGCGTAAAACCCCCGCCTTTAGGCGTGGGGATATAAGCCATCTTTTCTTCTTGTACGATACTTAATGGTGTGTTACAACGATAATATGAAAATTGTAAATAGATCATATCGATACAGATTCTATCCTACCGACGAGCAGAAAATACAGCTATCACATGCTTTTGGATGCTCTCGATTCGTTTACAATCATTTTCTGAAAGAAAGAACGGATGCTTACTACGAGAAAAAAGAAAAGATC contains:
- a CDS encoding helix-turn-helix domain-containing protein → MVCYNDNMKIVNRSYRYRFYPTDEQKIQLSHAFGCSRFVYNHFLKERTDAYYEKKEKI